Proteins encoded in a region of the Micropterus dolomieu isolate WLL.071019.BEF.003 ecotype Adirondacks linkage group LG07, ASM2129224v1, whole genome shotgun sequence genome:
- the LOC123973765 gene encoding olfactory receptor 2K2-like: MNNSSSILLFSLSGVSVTVTYRVTLFLLTLLCYCTILVVNVSLILTIILDKNLHEPMYICLCNLCINGLYGTAGFYPKFVSDLLSDIHLISYAGCLLQIYVIYSYAMVDYSILALMAYDRYVAICRPLQYHSVISVQRIAALVSFSWLVPLCAEALMISLTSTLKLCGSHIQKLYCENWSIIKLACSLTAANNIIGLFFISFYFGHVLFIVWSYVWLVKTALKSKEGRKKFTQTCVPHLLCLLNASAALLFDLMYARYGSTSLAQSVKNFMAIQFLIIPPIINPIIYGLILTKVRSRMIYLCMMAGQRFKLKHQV, encoded by the coding sequence ATGAATAATTCATCTAGTATACTTCTATTTTCACTGTCTGGCGTGAGTGTGACAGTGACTTACAGAGTCACACTTTTCTTACTCACTTTACTTTGTTATTGTACAATTTTGGTGGTAAATGTGTCTCTCATTTTAACCATAATATTGGACAAAAACTTACATGAACCcatgtacatttgtttgtgtaatcTGTGTATCAATGGACTTTACGGGACTGCAGGATTTTACCCTAAATTTGTTTCTGATCTTTTGTCTGACATTCATTTAATATCGTATGCAGGATGTCTTTTGCAAATTTATGTCATATATTCCTATGCAATGGTTGACTACTCCATTTTAGCTCTCATGGCCTATGACAGATATGTGGCCATATGTCGACCACTGCAGTATCACTCTGTGATCTCTGTGCAAAGGATTGCTGCGTTAGTGAGTTTTTCCTGGCTTGTACCTCTGTGCGCAGAAGCCTTGATGATATCGTTGACATCCACACTGAAATTATGTGGCTCCCACATACAGAAACTCTATTGTGAGAACTGGTCAATTATTAAACTTGCTTGCAGTTTAACGGCAGCAAACAACATAATtggattgttttttatttctttctattttGGTCATGTTCTCTTCATTGTGTGGTCTTATGTGTGGCTGGTAAAGACAGCTTTAAAATCAAAAGAGGGCAGGAAAAAGTTTACACAAACATGTGTGCCACATTTGTTATGTCTGCTTAATGCTTCAGCTGCTTTGCTTTTTGATCTTATGTACGCTAGATATGGATCAACGTCTTTGGCACAGAGTGTAAAGAACTTCATGGCTATACAATTTCTCATAATTCCACCTATAATCAACCCTATTATTTATGGACTGATACTGACTAAAGTTCGAAGTAGAATGATATATTTGTGTATGATGGCAGGTCAAAGGTTTAAATTGAAACACCAGGTTTGA